From one Thermatribacter velox genomic stretch:
- a CDS encoding DUF503 domain-containing protein — MRVGVCQINIFINESFSLKDKRRVMNSVKQRLRNKFNVSVIEESNGTNHKEGVLGVSCIGIDEAGVRNLLERVVLFLEDDGRFEITSLNTEIY; from the coding sequence ATGAGAGTGGGTGTTTGTCAAATTAACATCTTTATTAATGAAAGCTTCTCTCTTAAAGACAAAAGAAGAGTCATGAATTCCGTAAAGCAGCGATTGCGTAATAAATTCAACGTTTCTGTAATCGAAGAAAGCAATGGAACAAATCATAAAGAAGGCGTTCTCGGTGTTTCCTGCATTGGAATTGACGAAGCTGGCGTACGGAATCTTCTCGAGCGGGTTGTTCTGTTTCTTGAAGATGACGGACGTTTTGAAATCACTAGCCTGAATACGGAGATATATTGA
- the rbfA gene encoding 30S ribosome-binding factor RbfA, with translation MKEQRPKRVAELIKREVSKILLSQTSDPRLKRFTIVRVEVSPDLKLAKIFISSSFAETNSEEQFKALQKALGFIKRELSKRLVIKSLPEIQFVPDSTLEKAFQVVELIKRIEKEEHKDAGNVSEGS, from the coding sequence ATGAAAGAACAGAGACCTAAACGAGTGGCTGAGCTAATAAAGCGAGAAGTATCCAAAATATTGCTCTCCCAAACCAGTGATCCTCGCCTCAAGCGCTTTACCATTGTAAGGGTTGAAGTAAGCCCGGATTTGAAGCTTGCCAAGATATTCATCAGCTCCTCATTTGCAGAAACAAATTCCGAGGAGCAGTTCAAAGCTTTGCAGAAAGCACTGGGTTTCATAAAAAGAGAGCTTTCTAAGAGATTGGTGATAAAATCTTTGCCCGAGATACAGTTTGTACCAGACTCCACTCTGGAGAAAGCCTTTCAGGTTGTAGAACTTATAAAACGTATTGAAAAGGAAGAGCATAAAGATGCAGGAAACGTTTCGGAAGGTAGCTGA
- a CDS encoding bifunctional oligoribonuclease/PAP phosphatase NrnA, whose amino-acid sequence MQETFRKVADVFKKKDYFTITSHQNIDGDGIGSALAVYFLLKGLNKKARVVYDAPVPYFYEFLPGVNVIEKFASSDFKKEVLVVVDCSNLKRTGRIAETAGDYQIIVNVDHHPDNQYFGNVNLVDPEAPSCSLLLYKLIKENNFVLTREIATSILTGIITDTGNFQFVEMNTYLLEVLSELTQQGASLSQIIKHAFRYRKLEALRLLGRALSKMEYDAERGIASIYVTQEDFKTTSAHEDDTEGIVDYGLFIPGSRLSVLFKETQPSSFKVSLRSQDDLNLLPIVHHFGGGGHEKAAGFKITGNFETVKIQVLQFIRNYIDQELLTKKSVL is encoded by the coding sequence ATGCAGGAAACGTTTCGGAAGGTAGCTGATGTTTTTAAGAAAAAAGATTATTTTACGATCACTTCTCATCAGAACATAGATGGTGACGGTATTGGGTCAGCACTGGCTGTTTATTTCCTCTTGAAGGGTCTTAATAAAAAAGCCAGAGTTGTTTATGACGCTCCTGTTCCTTATTTCTACGAGTTTCTACCAGGCGTAAATGTCATAGAGAAATTCGCGAGTTCTGATTTTAAGAAAGAAGTCCTGGTAGTCGTTGATTGTTCCAATTTAAAAAGAACTGGCCGAATAGCCGAAACAGCCGGCGATTACCAAATTATTGTTAACGTTGATCACCACCCGGACAATCAGTATTTCGGCAATGTAAACCTGGTGGACCCTGAAGCTCCTTCGTGCAGTCTACTTCTGTACAAATTGATTAAAGAAAATAACTTTGTGCTCACCAGAGAAATAGCAACCAGCATCTTGACCGGGATCATCACTGATACAGGCAACTTTCAGTTTGTGGAGATGAACACCTATTTGCTTGAGGTATTAAGCGAGTTGACTCAACAAGGAGCGTCTTTGTCGCAGATAATCAAGCACGCTTTTCGATATCGTAAATTGGAAGCCTTAAGACTTTTGGGTAGGGCCCTGAGCAAGATGGAATACGATGCGGAACGCGGAATAGCTTCTATTTATGTTACTCAAGAAGATTTTAAGACTACCAGTGCCCATGAAGATGACACAGAGGGAATCGTTGACTATGGTCTTTTTATACCTGGTTCCCGATTATCGGTTCTTTTCAAGGAAACTCAGCCTTCTTCCTTTAAAGTCAGTCTTCGCTCTCAAGACGACTTAAACCTTTTACCAATTGTTCATCATTTTGGAGGGGGAGGTCACGAAAAAGCGGCTGGATTTAAGATAACGGGTAATTTCGAAACAGTTAAAATTCAGGTTTTGCAATTTATTCGAAATTACATTGACCAGGAGCTATTAACCAAAAAGAGCGTCTTATGA
- the truB gene encoding tRNA pseudouridine(55) synthase TruB: MRQLENGGLLNLYKPVGLTSMSVVKKTRKILGQKVGHTGTLDPFARGVMLLCWGKATRLTSLFQALPKTYLARLRFGIATDTYDVTGQIESFDFRPLSLRELETALSRFKGKIIQQIPPFSARKLQGEPLYKKARRGERIPELTKEVSIYQLELIDFKEGVFAEAEILVECSSGTYIRALANDLGRVTGRGAYLASLLRERVGNFSVKDSIDVSSQTLTADYLMAHSLSPDKALYWISDLHLGEKEALRFINGNPVAPVFSSPGMYKIYHDERFLGLGEVFEGTLRPEIVLKDKLL, encoded by the coding sequence ATGAGACAGCTGGAAAACGGTGGCCTATTGAACCTCTACAAACCGGTTGGGCTTACCTCCATGTCGGTTGTGAAAAAGACCAGGAAAATCCTGGGACAAAAGGTGGGGCACACAGGCACTCTGGATCCCTTTGCAAGAGGAGTAATGCTTTTATGTTGGGGTAAGGCTACAAGGTTAACTTCTTTGTTTCAGGCCTTGCCCAAGACTTACCTTGCCAGATTGCGTTTCGGTATTGCTACTGATACGTATGATGTGACGGGGCAAATCGAAAGTTTTGATTTCCGACCCCTGAGTTTGCGGGAACTTGAAACAGCTCTATCCCGTTTTAAAGGGAAAATCATTCAGCAAATACCTCCTTTTTCAGCAAGAAAGCTGCAAGGTGAGCCCCTTTATAAAAAAGCGCGGCGAGGGGAACGCATTCCTGAGCTAACCAAAGAAGTGTCGATATATCAGTTAGAGCTCATCGATTTTAAAGAAGGTGTTTTTGCGGAAGCAGAAATTTTGGTGGAGTGCTCAAGTGGAACTTATATAAGAGCGCTGGCCAACGATCTTGGTCGGGTAACTGGAAGAGGAGCATATCTTGCCTCATTGCTCAGGGAACGAGTGGGTAACTTTTCTGTAAAAGACAGTATAGACGTCTCTTCGCAAACGCTAACTGCAGATTATCTTATGGCACACAGCCTTTCCCCGGATAAAGCTCTTTACTGGATTTCTGACCTACATCTGGGTGAAAAAGAAGCGCTGAGATTCATCAATGGTAATCCGGTGGCACCAGTGTTTTCGTCCCCAGGAATGTACAAAATATATCATGACGAGCGCTTTTTGGGTCTGGGAGAAGTATTCGAAGGTACGTTAAGGCCTGAAATCGTGCTGAAAGATAAACTATTATGA
- a CDS encoding riboflavin kinase, translating into MKLLKNHLLPVKGKIIALGFFDGVHSGHRAVLRAASQEAKKRNKLLEVITFYPHPRNFITRSRVVKYLTPYSQKFLLFKSFFPESTLRFWRFDNRLRLLSPGEFIDILDRIYRPSVVFVGANYRFGFQASGNTFFLKEELNKRGIEVEIVPPVKFGDTVISSSLIRFFLEQGLVEKANSALGYPFFIIGKTRPGARIGQKLGFPTGNIYPPSQKKLPRAGVYAGVVESWDQEIRQPALVYCGTKPSVLNKGKRRVIEFFMPDLAYRELYNQRFLVYLWRFLRPEITFPSLSELKQQILRDTEHLKQYLHQYPAVVNYHLNVTNWRCNSSWY; encoded by the coding sequence ATGAAACTCCTCAAAAACCATCTTTTGCCCGTCAAGGGTAAAATAATTGCACTGGGCTTTTTTGACGGTGTCCACTCCGGACACCGTGCAGTTTTGCGTGCTGCAAGTCAGGAAGCAAAAAAGAGAAACAAGTTACTGGAAGTAATCACTTTTTATCCTCACCCTCGTAATTTTATTACTCGAAGCAGGGTGGTAAAGTATTTAACTCCTTACTCGCAAAAATTTCTTCTCTTTAAGTCTTTTTTCCCTGAAAGCACTCTCCGTTTCTGGAGGTTTGACAATCGCTTGCGACTCCTCTCTCCTGGAGAATTCATTGACATTTTGGACCGGATTTATCGTCCCTCTGTGGTATTTGTGGGTGCAAATTATCGTTTTGGTTTTCAGGCTTCAGGAAACACCTTTTTTCTCAAGGAAGAGTTGAACAAAAGAGGTATTGAGGTAGAAATTGTGCCTCCAGTCAAATTTGGTGATACCGTTATCTCGAGTTCACTTATAAGGTTCTTTCTCGAGCAGGGATTAGTGGAAAAAGCGAATTCAGCGCTCGGTTACCCATTTTTCATTATCGGCAAGACCCGTCCTGGAGCAAGAATAGGGCAGAAGCTGGGGTTTCCCACCGGGAATATTTACCCACCTTCTCAGAAAAAATTGCCCCGAGCTGGAGTTTATGCAGGTGTTGTGGAAAGTTGGGACCAGGAGATCAGACAACCAGCTCTGGTTTACTGTGGTACCAAACCCTCGGTGTTGAACAAAGGGAAACGCCGGGTTATCGAGTTTTTCATGCCCGACTTGGCGTATCGGGAACTGTATAATCAGCGCTTTTTGGTGTATCTCTGGCGATTCTTGCGTCCAGAAATTACCTTCCCCAGTCTCTCCGAACTCAAGCAACAGATTTTGAGAGACACAGAGCACCTTAAACAATATTTACATCAGTATCCTGCTGTGGTAAACTACCATTTGAACGTTACGAATTGGAGGTGCAATTCAAGTTGGTATTAG
- the rpsO gene encoding 30S ribosomal protein S15, producing the protein MVLAKEKKQEIIEQFKIHEQDTGSPEVQIAILTTRIKELTEHLKKHPKDFHSRRGLFMMVGQRRRLLNYLKKYHVDRYYAILQKLGLRK; encoded by the coding sequence TTGGTATTAGCTAAAGAAAAAAAGCAAGAGATAATAGAACAGTTTAAGATTCACGAACAAGACACTGGTTCTCCAGAAGTTCAAATAGCAATTCTTACTACCAGAATAAAGGAACTTACTGAACATTTGAAAAAACATCCTAAGGACTTTCATTCTCGAAGAGGTCTCTTTATGATGGTTGGGCAGCGAAGAAGGTTGCTCAATTACCTTAAAAAATATCATGTGGACCGCTACTACGCCATACTTCAGAAACTTGGTTTGAGAAAGTAA
- the pnp gene encoding polyribonucleotide nucleotidyltransferase — MIHTFEIPFGRDQVIVIESGKLAKQAGGAVTVRYGDTVILVTATASDQPREAVDFTPLVVDFEERFYAAGKIPGGFIKREGKPRNTAILSARLIDRSIRPLFPPLFYNDIQVVTTVLSVDELHPPEVISIIGASVALGISGIPFAGPLGACRLGIIGDEIILNPTLEELNESRLDLVLAASDKGITMIEAGGKEVSEEEVVKSLYKGYQLIQQIIKEQQEIIERIGKPKQEVQKPMHLESLESWLREKFLSQIQTTISIPEKSAREKEMKELLQKALQECEAEFATLEGFTYAWEKVVKEEINQLVLKTGKRQDGRTPKEIRPISCEVGVLPRTHGSALFTRGQTQVLAITTLGATSEEQKVDGLQEEEAKRFMLHYNFPPYSTGEVRPLRGPGRREIGHGALAERALECFIPPEEEFPYTIRVVSEVLESNGSSSMATVCGGSLSLMDAGVPIRTSCAGISIGLMFGENNDYVLLRDILGSEDHYGEMDFKVAGSRQGITAIQLDVKNHGLPVEILAEAIQEARESRFHILDIMDSVLSKPRSSVSKYAPRIATITISTDKIGALIGPGGKVIKKIIEETGTTIDIKEDGRVIVFSKTEEGKERAIEMIKAVTQDVEVGKIYLGKVTKTTDFGAFVELFPGREGLCHISQLSQERIRKVEDFVKVGDDLLVKVIGIDSLGRITLSHKEALASNAPRQEKERSRSFRKK; from the coding sequence ATTATACACACTTTTGAAATTCCATTTGGTAGAGATCAAGTTATAGTTATAGAAAGTGGGAAATTAGCAAAGCAAGCAGGTGGTGCGGTAACTGTAAGATATGGTGATACTGTAATTTTGGTTACCGCTACTGCTTCTGATCAGCCACGTGAGGCGGTTGATTTTACACCTCTGGTGGTTGATTTTGAAGAGCGATTTTATGCTGCTGGTAAGATACCTGGTGGTTTTATTAAGCGGGAGGGCAAACCCCGTAATACGGCCATCCTGAGTGCCCGGCTCATAGATAGGTCAATCAGGCCTCTTTTTCCGCCGCTTTTTTATAATGATATTCAGGTGGTTACCACCGTTCTGTCGGTAGATGAGCTTCATCCGCCTGAAGTGATTTCCATTATAGGTGCTTCTGTGGCGTTGGGAATATCCGGTATACCCTTTGCAGGACCTCTTGGGGCTTGCCGCTTGGGTATCATTGGAGACGAGATCATTTTAAACCCCACTTTGGAAGAACTCAATGAGAGTCGTCTGGATCTGGTGTTAGCAGCTTCGGATAAGGGAATCACCATGATCGAGGCCGGTGGTAAGGAAGTATCGGAAGAGGAAGTGGTGAAATCCCTGTACAAGGGCTACCAGTTGATTCAGCAAATTATCAAGGAACAGCAAGAAATAATCGAGCGAATTGGTAAACCCAAACAGGAAGTTCAAAAACCCATGCACCTTGAAAGCCTGGAAAGCTGGTTGAGAGAAAAATTCTTGTCTCAGATTCAAACCACGATAAGCATACCCGAAAAGAGTGCACGAGAAAAAGAAATGAAAGAGTTGCTTCAAAAGGCTCTTCAAGAATGCGAAGCTGAATTTGCTACTCTGGAGGGGTTCACTTACGCCTGGGAGAAAGTTGTCAAGGAAGAAATTAATCAGTTGGTTCTGAAAACTGGAAAACGCCAGGATGGTCGAACCCCTAAAGAGATTCGTCCCATTAGCTGTGAAGTCGGTGTTTTACCACGGACGCACGGCTCCGCTTTGTTTACGAGGGGACAAACCCAGGTTCTGGCTATAACCACCTTAGGAGCTACCAGCGAAGAACAAAAAGTAGACGGCTTACAGGAAGAAGAAGCAAAGAGATTTATGCTCCACTACAACTTCCCACCCTACAGCACCGGAGAGGTACGTCCTTTGAGGGGTCCGGGACGTCGCGAGATTGGCCATGGTGCTCTTGCAGAGCGGGCATTGGAATGTTTCATCCCCCCCGAGGAAGAATTTCCCTATACCATCAGAGTGGTTTCCGAAGTACTGGAATCTAATGGTTCTTCTTCAATGGCAACGGTATGTGGTGGTAGTCTCTCTCTAATGGATGCTGGAGTACCTATACGTACTTCCTGTGCGGGGATATCTATTGGGCTTATGTTTGGGGAAAACAACGACTATGTGCTTTTGCGTGATATTTTGGGTTCTGAAGACCATTATGGAGAAATGGATTTTAAGGTAGCTGGAAGCAGGCAAGGCATAACTGCCATTCAACTGGATGTAAAAAATCATGGTTTGCCTGTGGAAATCCTTGCCGAAGCAATTCAGGAAGCTCGGGAAAGTCGCTTCCATATACTGGATATCATGGATTCGGTTTTGTCGAAACCTCGCAGTTCAGTTTCCAAATATGCTCCCAGAATTGCTACTATAACCATTAGCACCGATAAAATCGGTGCGTTGATTGGTCCTGGTGGCAAAGTGATTAAAAAAATAATTGAGGAAACAGGTACTACTATTGACATTAAAGAAGACGGGAGAGTAATCGTCTTTTCCAAGACGGAGGAAGGCAAAGAAAGAGCTATTGAGATGATAAAAGCGGTTACACAGGACGTCGAAGTTGGCAAAATATACCTGGGCAAAGTGACCAAAACCACAGATTTTGGTGCTTTTGTAGAGCTTTTCCCAGGCAGAGAAGGCCTTTGCCATATTTCACAACTTTCCCAGGAACGAATACGCAAAGTTGAGGATTTTGTGAAAGTGGGTGATGATCTCCTGGTCAAAGTCATAGGTATAGATTCTCTGGGGAGAATAACTCTCAGCCACAAAGAAGCACTGGCCAGTAATGCTCCACGCCAGGAAAAAGAACGCAGCAGAAGTTTCAGAAAAAAATAA
- a CDS encoding DNA translocase FtsK 4TM domain-containing protein yields MINLKVKLLVTSFLSLFSIYLFLALLSLDVGIMGTFMKDNLLKALGLGSYIVPFYLGYLVVEVLTFSRPRRFKVYSRLTALALWLVVFVTLCHQKSEETSFFLPSGSMGGKLGQLIYDQMVYYLGKAGAWLLLISVAILATYLVGEGRVFRKAYAGLRNLHHRLFRKSRQVADIHRRHPTKEFVFQGREKDTPENAISDSPTLQETSLPGSIFTEEVFTFTEESPKSTSDFESRVAGTPEEKPVPELSDQEIGKGEKRFLLRAGAKPKKTTENSQKTGWTLPPTHLLDYHRKGRAKEKNLKTDITKNILKLEQTLSEFSVPGKVISVQVGPTITRYEFQPAPGIKVNKIVNLSNDIALAFAAAAVRIEAPIPGKAAVGIEIPNSYKEIVSLRELVESSQFQDSKSPLQIALGKSVTGEPLIWDLREAPHLLIAGATGSGKSVCINAILMSLLFRADPNQLRIALVDPKRVELSIYQGLPHLCAPVISEVRKTVKFLKWLCREMEQRYDMLSDLSVRNIEEYNYLVSEEEKLPYVVIVIDELADLMMTASSEVETSICRLAQMARAVGMHLVVATQRPSVDVITGLIKANFPSRLAFAVSSQADSKTILDGSGAEKLLGNGDFLFSPVGANKPIRGQGSFVSTREAKRVIEHWLVQKEQGKIFYSFNFNPREEIVEEGSEEDELYQEAVKVVVEAGRASTSLLQRRLRIGFNRAARMIERMEREGIVGPYEGSKSRKVIIGKKGGYNA; encoded by the coding sequence ATGATTAATCTCAAAGTAAAACTTTTGGTAACTTCTTTTTTAAGCCTGTTTTCAATATATCTTTTTCTGGCCCTCCTTTCTTTAGATGTTGGAATAATGGGCACTTTTATGAAGGATAATCTGCTGAAAGCACTGGGGCTGGGTAGCTATATTGTCCCCTTTTACCTTGGCTACCTGGTGGTTGAGGTGCTTACCTTTTCCCGACCCCGACGTTTTAAAGTCTACAGCAGGTTAACTGCTTTGGCGCTCTGGCTTGTGGTGTTTGTGACCCTTTGTCATCAGAAAAGTGAAGAAACTTCGTTTTTTCTTCCCTCGGGCTCCATGGGCGGCAAGCTGGGGCAGTTGATTTATGACCAAATGGTCTATTACCTTGGGAAAGCAGGAGCCTGGCTTTTGCTCATCTCTGTAGCCATCTTGGCCACCTATCTGGTGGGAGAGGGCAGGGTATTTCGAAAGGCATATGCTGGCCTGCGCAACCTGCATCACCGTTTATTCAGAAAGAGCAGGCAGGTTGCAGATATTCACAGAAGGCACCCTACAAAAGAGTTCGTTTTTCAGGGTCGAGAAAAAGATACACCGGAGAATGCAATTTCGGATAGCCCGACCCTGCAGGAAACCTCCCTGCCCGGCTCAATCTTTACAGAAGAAGTGTTTACCTTTACCGAGGAGAGCCCAAAAAGCACCAGTGATTTTGAATCCAGAGTTGCTGGAACTCCTGAAGAAAAGCCAGTTCCTGAGCTTTCGGACCAGGAGATTGGAAAAGGAGAGAAGCGTTTTCTTCTCCGGGCTGGTGCAAAACCCAAGAAAACAACTGAGAACAGCCAGAAAACAGGGTGGACTCTTCCCCCTACCCACCTTCTTGATTACCACCGCAAAGGCAGAGCGAAAGAGAAGAACCTCAAAACGGATATTACCAAAAATATTCTTAAACTGGAACAAACCCTGTCTGAGTTTAGTGTACCTGGAAAAGTGATAAGTGTTCAGGTGGGTCCCACCATAACCAGGTATGAATTTCAACCTGCTCCGGGAATCAAAGTCAATAAAATCGTCAATCTTTCTAACGACATAGCACTTGCCTTTGCTGCTGCAGCAGTGAGGATTGAGGCACCTATACCCGGCAAGGCAGCAGTGGGAATAGAAATACCGAACAGCTACAAGGAAATTGTTTCTCTTCGAGAGCTGGTAGAAAGTAGCCAATTTCAGGACAGCAAGTCTCCCCTGCAAATCGCACTTGGTAAGAGCGTTACTGGAGAGCCTTTAATTTGGGACCTACGGGAAGCTCCCCACCTGCTTATCGCTGGAGCGACAGGTTCCGGTAAAAGCGTATGTATTAATGCCATCTTGATGAGTTTGCTTTTCAGGGCTGATCCCAACCAGTTGCGCATAGCCCTTGTAGATCCTAAACGAGTAGAGCTGTCCATATACCAGGGCTTACCCCATCTTTGTGCTCCAGTGATTTCTGAAGTACGGAAAACGGTTAAGTTCTTAAAGTGGCTGTGTCGGGAAATGGAACAACGCTATGATATGCTTTCCGATCTTTCAGTACGCAACATTGAAGAATACAATTATCTTGTTAGTGAAGAGGAAAAGCTACCCTACGTGGTAATCGTAATTGATGAACTGGCTGATTTAATGATGACCGCTTCATCTGAAGTGGAAACCTCGATATGCAGATTGGCCCAGATGGCGAGAGCTGTAGGTATGCACCTGGTAGTAGCGACTCAGAGGCCATCTGTAGACGTGATAACAGGTCTCATAAAAGCAAATTTTCCCTCGAGACTGGCTTTTGCAGTGTCCTCTCAGGCAGATTCTAAAACCATACTTGATGGGTCAGGAGCGGAGAAACTGCTGGGAAACGGTGACTTCCTGTTTTCACCAGTGGGGGCCAACAAGCCCATCCGGGGACAGGGAAGCTTTGTTTCCACTCGTGAAGCTAAAAGAGTTATCGAACACTGGCTTGTCCAGAAAGAGCAAGGCAAAATTTTTTACTCTTTTAACTTTAACCCTCGAGAAGAAATAGTGGAGGAAGGTTCAGAAGAAGACGAACTGTATCAAGAAGCGGTGAAAGTAGTTGTTGAGGCAGGAAGAGCCTCAACGTCTCTTTTGCAGAGAAGACTGAGAATTGGATTCAACAGGGCAGCCAGAATGATAGAAAGAATGGAAAGAGAAGGTATAGTAGGTCCTTATGAAGGGAGCAAATCCAGAAAGGTAATAATTGGGAAAAAGGGTGGCTATAATGCCTGA
- a CDS encoding helix-turn-helix domain-containing protein → MPDRENNLGIGATLRSKREEKGITLEEAQESTFILKRYLEAIEEEKWDELPGKAYTIGYLKTYCRFLGLNPEPIIASFKEREKSERKTHQDFQKKPRSGVASSKKMQMVRTFLFVCVAAALALGVILVFYHYNSTMLPEQSTTVALQNVGNNTADNQNFETEAETTIEESSSPPEPPVLSITLLPEDLAWVEVESEGKTIFQGILIPGKRYLLRSVTPITIAGREGNRVKFVDQSGNEGYLAENSGEFARSFTP, encoded by the coding sequence ATGCCTGACCGAGAAAACAATCTGGGTATTGGAGCAACCCTGCGGAGCAAAAGGGAAGAAAAGGGCATCACCCTTGAAGAAGCACAGGAAAGCACTTTCATTCTTAAAAGATACCTGGAAGCCATAGAAGAAGAGAAATGGGACGAATTACCTGGAAAAGCTTACACCATTGGCTACCTCAAAACCTATTGTCGCTTTCTGGGTCTTAACCCAGAACCTATTATTGCTTCTTTTAAAGAGAGAGAAAAAAGCGAAAGGAAAACTCACCAGGATTTTCAGAAGAAACCCAGATCAGGCGTTGCAAGCTCGAAAAAAATGCAAATGGTGCGCACCTTTCTGTTTGTCTGTGTTGCGGCAGCTTTAGCACTGGGGGTCATACTTGTATTTTACCATTACAACTCCACAATGCTGCCTGAACAATCTACTACCGTAGCACTTCAGAACGTTGGAAACAACACAGCAGATAATCAAAACTTTGAGACGGAAGCAGAAACCACCATAGAAGAAAGCTCTTCTCCGCCGGAACCTCCGGTGCTTTCCATCACTCTTTTACCTGAAGACCTGGCCTGGGTAGAGGTGGAATCTGAGGGGAAAACGATTTTTCAGGGAATACTCATTCCTGGTAAAAGATACCTTTTGCGTAGCGTTACTCCCATAACAATTGCCGGCCGAGAAGGCAATCGGGTAAAATTTGTGGACCAGTCTGGCAACGAAGGATATCTCGCTGAAAACTCGGGAGAGTTTGCACGGAGTTTTACTCCATGA
- the rimO gene encoding 30S ribosomal protein S12 methylthiotransferase RimO, whose translation MKKVALVSLGCDKNLVDSEVILGKLLTREPCALVSPEEAEVVILNTCAFIEEACQESEAWIRKIVGLKKKHRAKKIVVAGCYVQRFRDSVVSLYPEVDLWVGVNDFPDLPYLLDRVLPKKVVADSPFYLYDHTTERVISGPPYLGFLKIAEGCNNRCSFCVIPAIRGPLRSRSIDSIVREVENFLEMGVKEIILIAQDTASYGVDLYGKRALPDLLKTLDQLLSSEHWLRVLYFSPQGLSEEFLEVFANSKRVVKYLDIPLQHVDPDILVKMNRPAHIEKTFYFLRTMRKSIPQLFLRTTFMVGFPGESESSFQKILLAMEELSFERAGVFAYSEQEGTPASRLFPKVPASLKTQRLKAVRKKQEEIMRKRHRALVGSTVEVIVEKGPLWENNGSSRMLYYLGRSYGDAPDVDCEVKIQTRNKHLKPGTICTMKVTAGKTYLLEGVL comes from the coding sequence ATGAAGAAAGTGGCCCTTGTTTCTCTGGGTTGCGATAAAAACCTGGTGGATTCCGAAGTAATCCTGGGCAAACTTCTGACTCGGGAGCCATGCGCTCTGGTGTCTCCTGAAGAGGCAGAAGTTGTTATCCTGAATACCTGCGCTTTCATTGAGGAAGCCTGCCAAGAAAGTGAAGCATGGATAAGGAAAATTGTAGGGCTTAAGAAGAAACATCGAGCTAAGAAAATCGTTGTTGCTGGTTGCTACGTTCAGCGTTTTCGGGACAGTGTGGTTTCTCTTTACCCAGAAGTAGATCTTTGGGTAGGGGTGAATGACTTTCCAGATTTGCCGTATCTGCTTGACAGAGTGCTTCCCAAAAAGGTTGTTGCCGACAGTCCTTTTTATCTCTATGACCATACTACGGAGAGAGTGATTTCCGGACCTCCTTATCTGGGCTTTTTAAAAATAGCTGAAGGGTGTAACAATCGCTGTAGTTTTTGCGTGATTCCTGCCATCCGGGGACCACTGCGTAGTAGAAGCATTGACTCCATTGTTAGAGAAGTTGAGAATTTTCTGGAAATGGGAGTAAAGGAAATCATTCTGATTGCTCAGGATACCGCTTCATACGGTGTTGACCTTTACGGAAAAAGAGCTTTGCCAGATCTTTTAAAAACTCTTGATCAGCTCCTTTCTTCAGAGCATTGGTTAAGAGTACTTTATTTTTCCCCTCAGGGTCTTAGCGAGGAGTTTCTTGAGGTATTTGCAAATAGTAAGAGAGTAGTCAAATATCTGGACATTCCTCTGCAACACGTAGATCCGGATATCCTTGTCAAAATGAATCGTCCAGCACATATTGAAAAGACCTTTTATTTTCTGAGGACCATGCGCAAGAGCATACCTCAATTGTTTTTAAGGACCACCTTTATGGTTGGTTTCCCAGGTGAAAGTGAGTCATCTTTCCAGAAAATACTCCTGGCCATGGAGGAGCTTTCCTTTGAAAGGGCAGGGGTGTTTGCTTACTCTGAGCAGGAAGGAACTCCTGCATCCAGATTGTTTCCCAAGGTACCAGCCTCTTTGAAGACTCAAAGGTTGAAAGCCGTCAGGAAAAAACAGGAAGAAATTATGAGGAAACGCCACCGGGCTCTGGTTGGAAGCACTGTCGAAGTCATTGTTGAAAAAGGCCCTCTTTGGGAGAACAATGGTTCTTCCAGGATGCTTTACTACCTGGGAAGAAGCTATGGAGATGCACCTGATGTGGACTGTGAGGTAAAGATCCAAACCAGAAACAAACACCTTAAACCGGGAACTATTTGCACCATGAAAGTTACTGCTGGCAAAACTTATCTTTTGGAGGGTGTGCTTTGA